CTGCTGGTTGCCCCACACCATCACATGCATCTGGAACGGCATGCCGCGGGCCTTGGCGAAGCGGTAAGCCGCATCCAGCGCGCTCCAGTCCATCTGGTCGCGCACCGCTTCCACCGTGCCCCACTTGCCGCCATTTTCCGGGGTGAGCTTGTTCCAGTGCTGCGCAAAGCCGGATGCCTGTTGTGGGCTGTAGGCACTGCCCAAAAACGTGGATGCGCCCGCCGCCAACGGCGCCGCATGGGCGGCCGATGCCAGGCTTGCGGCGAGCAACACGCCCAACCCCAGTGTGTGCAACTGCATGATGCGTCCCTCAGGAAGATGGCGGCGCCGGGGTGGCCGCGGGCAGATGCGCCGGCTCCAGCCGCGGCACCAGATGATGCACGAGGGCCAACGCCAGCAGATACGCAGAGCCCGCCATCAGGAACACCGGCACATAACTGCCGGTCGCCTGCAGCAAAAACCCGATGAAGGTGGCGATGAGCATGCCGCCCACCGCGCCAGCGAATCCGCCGATGCCCACCACCGTGGCCACCGCATGCCGCGGAAACATGTCCGAGGGCAGCGTAAACAGATTGGCCGACCAGCCCTGGTGCGCGGCGGTCGCCAGCCCGATCAGTGCCACCGCCAGCCACAGATTGTCCGCACGGGCGGCAAACACGATGGGCACCACGCAGATCGCGCAGATCAGCATGGCGGTCTTGCGTGCGCGATTGACGCTCCAGCCGCGCGCGATGAACCGCCCGGCGATCCAGCCACCGGCAATGCTGCCCACATCGGCCAGCACGAAGATCACGATCAATGGCGCGCCCAGTTGCAGCAGGCTCAAACCATATTCGGCGTGCAGGAACTTCGGCAGCCAGAACAGGAAGAACCACCAGATCGGGTCGGTGATGAACTTGCCCAGCACGAACGCCCAGGCCTGCCGATGCCGCAGCACCTGCAACCACGACAGCCGTGCCTGCACCGGCTCGTGGACATCGCTGCGGATATGCGCCAGTTCCGCTGGCGACAGGCCGGGCTGCTGTTCGGGCGGGTGGTAGGTGAGCCACCACACCACCAGCCAGGTAGCGCTCAACACGCCGGTGAACAGGAAGGCCGCCTGCCAGCCCCAGATCGTGGCGATCACCGGCACCAGCAACGGCGCAACGATGGCCCCGATATTGGAGCCGGAATTGAAGATGCCGGTAGCCAGCGCGCGCTCGCGGCGCGGGAACCATTCGGCCACCGTCTTGAGCGCGGCAGGAAAATTGCCCGACTCGCCCAGCCCCAGGAAGAACCGCGCAATCGCAAAACCCACCACACTGGTCGCCAGCGCGTGCCCCATCGCCGCCAGGCTCCACACCCCGATCGCCAGCGCATAGCCGATGCGGGTGCCGAAGCGGTCGATCACCGCGCCGCTGCACAACAGCCCCAAGGCATACGCCGCCTGGAACGCGGTGACGATGTAGCCGTACTGGATCTCGTTCCAGCCGATCTGGGTCTGCAGGAACGGCGCCAGCACGCCCAGCACCTGGCGGTCGACGTAGTTGATGGTGGTGGCTGCCAGCAACAACGCACACACCCGCCAACGCACGCGGCCCAACCCCGCCGGCGCAGCAGCAGGCACGGCCCTGGGTGCCTCGCTCATGCGCACGGCCTGCGCGGCGACCAGGCTCCGCGCAGCTGCTGCACCGGCATCGCAGCAGTAGCGGTAGCGGTGCGCGCACCACGCCGGTGCCGCTCATGCGCGTGGTTGCCGCGTTCTTCGCTGGGTTTCATCGACCACTGCACCTGCACGAGGGTGGCCTTGCGCCACGGATGATAGCGCTACCATTACCACGCTCCCCGGCGAAAGCCATCGCGCAGTGCAACACGACCGCGCGCCGTACGCACTCGCCAACCGTCAACAACGCTTGGCGAGTGCACCGGCCCTGCCTGGCCTCCGCGTCTATGCTGCCCTGCAGCGTGATGTTCCGAATTTGGTAGCGCTAACATCCAGCGCCACTGATCGCCCGTTCTTCCCCACCGCACCATCGCCGCGCCGCTACCGGCAGCGGCACTCCCTGCGCCGGGGCGATGCGTGGGACATCTGCTCACCTGTTAGGGAAGGGATTACGGTGAAGAACAGTTACGCACGAACCGCGTTGTCCTGCGCATTGGGATCCATCCTGCTGGGCATGGCCAGCAGCGTCGCCTGGGCCCAGTCCACCGAGGCCACCACTGCGCCACCGCCGCCGGACCCGGCCGGCAGCAACGACGCAGTGACCCAGCTCGATACCGTCACCGTCTCCGGCTACCGACGCAGCATCCAGTTCTCCACCGATGCCAAGCGCGATTCGGTCGGTTTCGCCGACACCGTGTTTGCCGAAGACATCGGCAAGTTTCCGGACATGAACATCGCCGAGTCGCTCAACCGCATTCCCGGCGTGCAGCTGGCGCGCGACGTCAATGGCGAAGGTCTCAACATCGCCATCCGTGGCCTGGGCACCAGCTTCACCAAGACCACGCTCAACGGCTCCAGCATCGCCACCGCCTCGATCGGCCTGAACGCGCAGAACCAGAACCGCGAAGTCGATCTGAACCTGTTTCCCACCGAATTCTTCACCCAGCTCACCGTCAGCAAGACACCCACCGCCAGCATGCTCGAGGGCGGCGTCTCCGGCGTGGTGGACATGCGCAGCGCGCGCCCGTTCGATCGCCCCGGTGTGCACTTCACCTATCAGGCGCAGGCCGACTGGAACAGCACCAGCGAAAAGACCACCCCGCGTGGCGCGGTCATGGGCAGCTGGACCAATGAGGAAGGCACCTTCGGCGCGTTGTTCGGGGTGGCCTCGGTGCGCAGCAAACTGGGCGTGCGCGGCTTCGAGAGCGTGGGTTGGACCAACCCGGGCCTGACCTACACCCAATGCGGGCTCACCCCGCCCGCAGGCACGCCGGCCACCAATCAGCCGGCGGCGTGCAACGTCAACGGCGGCGGCAACTGGCGCATTCCCGACCGCGTGCCGGCCACCGCCGGCAGTGGCCTGACCACCGGCGAGACCATCGACGCGGCGTGGCTGCTGGCACGCAACCCGGGCCTGAGCATCGACCAGATCAGCGATGCGTTGATTCCGCGCCTTGGCCGCCAGGTCTACATGAATGGCGATCGCGACCGCGATGCGTCGGTGATGTCGCTGGAATGGCGCCCCTCCGACAGCATGCACTTCTACCTGGACACGCTGTATTCGGAAGCCAAGCGCACCACCGAGCGGATCAGCATGAATCTGATCGGCCGCAACGGCAACATGATCCCGCTGGGCATGCAGCTGGACCAGAACAACGTGGTCACCAGCGCCACCTTCGCCAACGCGCAATACTTTCTGGAAGCGCGCCCGTACCGCGAAGAGGTCAAGTTCTGGAGCGTCAATCCGGGTGCAGAGTTGTTGTTCGGCGCCGAGCAGGACATCAAGCTCAACGTGCAGGCCAATGCCACGCGCAGCTGGCTGGATCGCGAGTCGCCCAGCATCCTGGTCACCTCGCCGTTCACCACCGTGGACTATCGCAACCAGGGCGGCGACCGCCCCTCGATCAGCAGCCCGCTGGATCTCAACGATCCCAACCTGGGTTGGGGCTGGACAGGTGGCCGGGTCAACATCCAGAACGAAAAACGCGTGACGCAAACCCGCGGCGCACGCGCCGACCTGCAGTTCGGCGAGGACAAGCGCAACATCAAGATCGGTGCGGCCTACGATCAGGCCGAGCGCACCATCCGCGGCTTCGACAACA
The window above is part of the Xanthomonas campestris pv. badrii genome. Proteins encoded here:
- a CDS encoding MFS transporter, translating into MSEAPRAVPAAAPAGLGRVRWRVCALLLAATTINYVDRQVLGVLAPFLQTQIGWNEIQYGYIVTAFQAAYALGLLCSGAVIDRFGTRIGYALAIGVWSLAAMGHALATSVVGFAIARFFLGLGESGNFPAALKTVAEWFPRRERALATGIFNSGSNIGAIVAPLLVPVIATIWGWQAAFLFTGVLSATWLVVWWLTYHPPEQQPGLSPAELAHIRSDVHEPVQARLSWLQVLRHRQAWAFVLGKFITDPIWWFFLFWLPKFLHAEYGLSLLQLGAPLIVIFVLADVGSIAGGWIAGRFIARGWSVNRARKTAMLICAICVVPIVFAARADNLWLAVALIGLATAAHQGWSANLFTLPSDMFPRHAVATVVGIGGFAGAVGGMLIATFIGFLLQATGSYVPVFLMAGSAYLLALALVHHLVPRLEPAHLPAATPAPPSS
- a CDS encoding TonB-dependent receptor; amino-acid sequence: MKNSYARTALSCALGSILLGMASSVAWAQSTEATTAPPPPDPAGSNDAVTQLDTVTVSGYRRSIQFSTDAKRDSVGFADTVFAEDIGKFPDMNIAESLNRIPGVQLARDVNGEGLNIAIRGLGTSFTKTTLNGSSIATASIGLNAQNQNREVDLNLFPTEFFTQLTVSKTPTASMLEGGVSGVVDMRSARPFDRPGVHFTYQAQADWNSTSEKTTPRGAVMGSWTNEEGTFGALFGVASVRSKLGVRGFESVGWTNPGLTYTQCGLTPPAGTPATNQPAACNVNGGGNWRIPDRVPATAGSGLTTGETIDAAWLLARNPGLSIDQISDALIPRLGRQVYMNGDRDRDASVMSLEWRPSDSMHFYLDTLYSEAKRTTERISMNLIGRNGNMIPLGMQLDQNNVVTSATFANAQYFLEARPYREEVKFWSVNPGAELLFGAEQDIKLNVQANATRSWLDRESPSILVTSPFTTVDYRNQGGDRPSISSPLDLNDPNLGWGWTGGRVNIQNEKRVTQTRGARADLQFGEDKRNIKIGAAYDQAERTIRGFDNSIAWEQVVCRGGGGNVCNGGPGSAVPSAVLATYLRPGPDGFITADFDRFLRDTNYYPLRDAAPESNSANTGASTGGIREKNLGFYIETNAETEVWNRTLRLNAGVRYVTTDQTITGPVTINGIRRVQVLDSDYKEALPSFNAAWDVADNVVLRLSSSRTLTRPDPSAMLPNTNFSDPSAQTATQGNPNLAPYLSTNVDFGGEWYTGGEGYVGLTLFNKRISGFTVNGVRRIPFNELGVPYDSLLPIQQAGLQQRGGPDAATVDVQTQVNADGVLDIRGTEAIWVQPLDKLVDGLGFSLNYTHVTQSSEGEGVPAVAVGVAPNLWNGTVYWEKNAASVRLSYTWNDDMVISGANQNGIPYARLNADARGQLDLSASYALDWLPSKPQITLNVTNITDEPLRTTYAWPNATYDLYEPGRTVMLGIRGTF